The candidate division WOR-3 bacterium DNA window TTGCGATATTCCTTAATACAGAGAGGGAATATGACATGAATACCAACGACGACTTCGGATGTTTTTATTCAGGGGCTGAAGAGACTGCTATTCTCGGGGTTGCTGCTTGTGTTTCTGGTGGTTTTTCACTAGTTGGCTTGGCAATCGGGGCAGTAATTGGACATGCGAGGGGAAAGGCAATGGAGTCAAAGGCGGCCAATGCTGAAGATTCAGAAATCATTGATTTTATCAAGGAGCAGAGAATGCCGAGGATCCTGGACTGACCAGTTGAAAAGGAATCATGAAGCGTAAAGTGGCGATCATTGCACTTTGTGCCTTTTTGCCAAACTGCACATTTGCTCCAAAGGGCGACATTCAACCCGTGGCAAAAAGCAGGGTCGTTGTGAGTGAAAGAGTAGGAGATACGATCGATTCCGAAGAGCGCGAGCACTTCGGTCTTTTCTTGCCTGAGATACGCGTTGGATCCGGTACTTACCAGTATGAGGAAGCGGTTATCTACAGCATACCTGGGGGTGGCTGCGAGATAAGATTAGCTGCGTTGTCCGATACTTTATTAGTTGTGAATAAAGATCCGTGCGCCATTGATATCTTGAGAGATTATATAGACAACTATGACATTATTGCCGAGTCCCGGGAATCATTTGACGTAAAATGGCGCATTGTAGATCATGATTACGTCGGTATGCCAATCACAGAGAGGGAGATAAATACAACCAAAGATTATTTCATCGCCGAACAGAAAATGGTCGCACGCTCAACTAATCAAAAAATTCTGTTTTGGAGCGCAGCGGCCGGTTTTTTGTTTGGTGGGGCGGCATTTGCGATAGTTCTTGCCGCGGACAGGGAATTTGAAACAAGCACTCAAGACGAGTTCGGGTGCGGTGCTGCGCTGGAAAAAGAAATGGCAACCTGGATGGTTGCGTCGTGCGTATCAACCGGTGTTTGGTTGACCAGTACACTTGTTGGTGCTCTTATTGGACGTGCCAGAGAAAAAGCGATAATATCGAAGGCGTCCGGTATTGAGGATTCGACAATAATTGATATCATAAAGGACCAAAGGATGCCGAGGGTACTGAGATCGAACCGTTAACTACCGTCTTTTTATGTCATAATTTCTGTGGTGTCAGATGAGTATGATTTGATCTGCGCGATGCGTGCTGGTTGCGACGTCGCGCATCTGGTCGGCTTGACTTCTGTGGAAGACGTAGTACAATGATCCAGAGTTTTCTTGCACAATATCAGATAATATGACGCGGTTGACTCAAGGGAGGAATGAGATATGAAATTACTCTTGATATTTGGGTGCATGGTTCTATCGCAAAATCATTTGGGTTTTGCCCGGGAGAGAAAAAGCGGTGTCCGTGGCGACCCGTTGGCGATTGCTGAAGCCGAGGCAATGGTCGCAACCATGGGCGGAATTGAAAAGTGTTCATTTCGTTCACGAATGGTATCCTTGGTACAGGATCGATTCTTATGTTGAGAATGAGATACTCGACCTTACCGGCCCCCGGTCATGGGTAGAGGAGAAGAGTGAGGTTCAGCACAGGATACGAGCATACAGTCCGGAACACAAATACTGGTCGATCACTGACGGCAAGTTCGCGTTCGGTAGTGAAGAATCTTTCAAAAACGCCATGGAGCGGGCTCCCTACAGTGTCTACCGTATTGCCCGGGGCATTGCGATCGGTGATTCATACTATGAAGTACGGTTCGGTGAGGGAGACATACCGAGGAGCCGCCGGCTCGAATTCTACGGTCCGGACGGTGTCATGCACGGTTGGATAATATTGAACGCAAGGAAAGAGCCTCTGGTGTGGGCTACTACGCAATACCGATATACGTTCGGACCGATGAAGAGATTCGGAAATCTTCGAGTTCCAAATTGGGCTGTGTACGAAAACGGGGCGACCATGTACGAAATGATATCACTCACTGGTAGTAATCAGCCTCCGGATCCTTCCTTGTTCGTGCCTCCTCGTGAGTGACCGTTGGTAAAACAAGAAATTCAGAAGATTGGAGGATAGAAATAGTTTGTTTTTGTGCAGTGAGAGGAAAAGAGGCTAGCGGAGACAATGGATATTCTTGAAATAATCTTGTTCATCGCCGCACTATTGATCATGATAATTGGCCTGGCTGGTGTTATTCTACCAGTGCTGCCTGGTATCCCACTCATCTTCGGCGCCACAGTCCTGTACGCAATTCTGACCCGGTTTGAAAATATAGATATCTATTTAATTCTTGTGTTTTCCGGTCTCACGATATTTGGTTTGATAGTCGACTACTTGGCAAATTATTTTTCCGTGAAGAAAATGGGTGGAACCAGAGCAGGTGCACTAGGCGCGGTGATCGGTTTAATGATAGGAATTTTTGTTGGCTTGGTTTGGATCATTGTATTGCCGTTTGTATTTGCAGTTACGTTTGAACTGATAGCAGGCAGAGAAACACATCAGGCCTTGAAATCAGGTATTGGTTCTTTTGTCGGTTTGTTGTTCGGAGGACTCACGCGATTCATCATAGGTTGTGTGATGATCGGTATCTTCGTCTGGAAAGTTCTCTTTTAGAGCAGGGATAGGCATACACTTTTAAACTTTCCTGCTTTGCAGGTCGATGACAGCGATAAAAGACAGATTACAGTGATAATAAAATTATGAAAAGTGTATGCCTGTCCCCGGGTACTTATTTCACCATCACGATTTTTTCCTGAATTCTCTGCCCGTCGAATTCCATGACACAGAAGTACACGCCATTAGAAACAACACTATGGTTATCGTCGGTTCCGTCCCACATTACCGATGACTGATAACCTGGAACAGATATCTGCCCAAAATCCCTGACCAGCCTGCCGCTCGCGTCGTATATTCTGAAACTGACACCTGTCTCGTTGTTCGCAATCCTGTTGTCCGTTATCTGATATTGTATATCTGTAGAATGGTTGAACGGATTTGGGTATATGTGGAGTTGTATCCTGTTGGCGATGACTGCATCGTTTTCTCCAATGCCTACCACGGTTTGGTATTTAGCTGTGGCCATGTCGTAGTATGTGCCTACCCCAATGCTTCGTCCGCAAACATAGATACCGCCCAGTGTGTCGACGTCAATATCCAGCGCAGTGTCAACACTGTCACAGCAGTTATATCCCGCGACCCATTGCTCGACGCCGTCCGGATCATACATGATCGTGACATAATCGTTGACAGATGTTACGCCGCGGCTGATCCCTGTGACATAGATATTGCCTAACTGGTCAACTGCCATGCATTTACCGCCGTCTTCCGTTGAGGGAGTATCATAATCGTTTGCCGGTCCGTTGTATCTTGTCACCCATTGCTGATTTCCAAGAGAGTCATACTTAATCGTAACTATGTCCGATCCAGTGCCGAGACCCTGACTTTGGCCGACGACGAAAACGTTGCCTTCAGCATCGGCTGCAATTCCATACCCGCCGTCGCTCAGACTTGTATCGGGATTGTTATACCGGGCAGTCCATTTTTCAGTTCCGAGCGAATCGTATTTTATCGTGATTATGTCGCCTAGCGTTCCCGTGCTTCTGCTCGATCCGGTCACGTATACATTGCCTACTGCATCGACTGCAATGTCTCGTGCCATATCAGTGCTGTCAGCTGTACCGTTGTATGTTCTTGCCCAGACCGTATCGCCTGTCTCAGTATCATATTTTATTGTTATGTAGTCCCAACGCGTACCCGTACCATACGGGTTGACATGTCCAACGACATAGATATGGCCGTTATTGTCGGCGATGACCTTGTACCCTTCGTCGCTGTAATTACCGGGCCCATTGAATAACGCGACCCACAATTGTGTGCCGCTTGAATCGTACTTCACCGTGGCAATATCGTTCTGATAGGAAAGGGCCCTGCTGTATCCCGTGATATATACGTTTTCTTCTGAGTCGACAGTGACCCAGTTGGCAAAATCGTAACCACCGCCTATTCCGTTGTACCTTCTTGTCCATGCGGTATCACCGTCTGGCTTGTACTTTATGGTGAAATAATCGCCTGAGCCCGAACTCATTGTATAGCCCGTAAGGTATAGTCTCCCTGATGGCCCTATTACTATTGAGTTTGCCCGCTCGTTGTAACTTCCCGGGTTGGCGAAATTCCTCACCCATGCGGTATCGCCGTTTGCCTTGTATTTTATCGTTGTCCAGTCATCCTCGGTTCCCGCGTTGTTAGTCTTGCCGGTGACATAGACGCGACCCTCGTTGTCGACCGTGAGGGCGTATGCCCAGTCTGATTCGGCCCCGGGACTGGTCCACCTGTTCACCCACACTGTGTCAACCAGTTGGGCAACCAGGAATGCGGGCGCCAGACACACCGCAAGGACCAGAATTGCAGTAACCGATCCTAGATTTTTCATATTTTCCTCCCTTATTTTGGCTTAATGAAGTCTGATACATAAAAAGGCTTGAACAGGGTTCCTCTCCGTACTCCATATGATATGCCCTGCTGCCTCAATGTCAAGGGCTTCTTTGGAAACGGCGAACTTCCGTGCGGCAGAAATCAAGAAGATGGGAGGTCTTTAACAAGAAGAAGTCAGGAACTTAAGAGGGTAAGAAGTTGAGGTAAAATCCGGATGCGCTTAGATCGTTAATCTCGCTACTTTCGTTATTATCGCTAGCTTCTAGAGTTCTGAGCATCGTGTCTTCTCGTTGTTGGGCTACTGGCGTTTAGCGTGAGGCGTGAAGCGTAGGGTGTACGGGGACAGGCATCTTACGGAGCCAGTCCCCTTGGGGTGCGGTCCCCCACAATAACGGTGCCGCGTTAGGCATGTTGCGTCAAGTGTAGTGAGTGCTTGACTTCGTCCCGTGATTCTGGATAATTAATGGGGAGGTGAAAATGAGAGTTATGATTTTGTTGTGTCTCTTCGCGGTTGGCAGCTTGGTGGCCGGTGATTTCCAGCATTTTGTGCTGGATGTTGAATCAGGTATCACATTCCTCGGTTACAGTGATATCCAGATACCAAAATCGACCGGCACCTTGATATCGTTCTCCGATGAACTGGAGACCGACCCGGCATTTTTCATACGCGGACGGTTCACCTATTACTTTAATAAGGGTAACATGATATCAGTTCTCTTTGCACCGCTCACTCTGAATGCCGCTGGAAGCGTTGACCACGACGTAGTATTCGAAGGAGAAACTTTCGCGGCAAATACTGCATTGAATACCGTGTATACATTCAATTCATACCGCCTGACCTATGAGCACCTCTGGTTTGTCGGCGAAAGATGGCGCTTGGGGTTGGGAATAACTGCAAAGGTCCGGGATGCAGCGATCAGTATTGCCGTTGCCGACTCGGCAAAGATTTCAGAGAAGACGGATCTGGGGTTCGTGCCGTTGATAAAATTCAGCGTCGCCTGGCAATTCATTCCAAAATTCGCTCTTGTTCTGGACGGCGACGCGCTTGCTGCTCCGCAAGGCCGGGCCGAAGATGTGTCCCTCGCGGTTCAGGGTGATGCCAGTCCAAATCTGTCGTTAAAACTTGGCTATCGTGTGCTTGAAGGCGGTTCGGATATCGAGGAAGTATACAGTTTTACCTGGATAAACTATCTTTTCGCCGGCGCCACGCTAAGGTTCTGAGCCATAAGAAGTGGCAACCACTTGAAATCCACCACTTCATTATTCGTATAATCCCGTTGAGGGTAATGAGATTTATCGACAAGTATCTCCTGATGAAACCCGCGATAAGAATGGTCATTGAATGGCCGGTGTTGATTGCCTTTGGTATTCTTGGTGCGCTGTTCACACCCTGGAGGATCCCGCTCTTCCCTGTTTCGAATATTGTCGGCATCGTCGTTTTTGTCTCGGCGATGTCATTCCATATGAAGGGACACGCCGTCCATAAACAAGCAGATCAGGATTCTGAAAAGATCGAGGAACTGGTGACAGGCGGAATGTTTTCGCGCGTTCGTCACCCCATGTACTCGAGTCTCATTCTGATTATCCTCGGCATGACCATTGCATCGGGAGTAGTAATAATGATTTTGCCAGCCGTGATCCTTTCGTTATTGACCATCCTGACCGCGCTCAAGGAAGAAGAGTTCCTGATAAAAAAATTTGGGGGTGAATACAGGGAATATATGAAGCGAGTGCCGTATAGGTTTATACCGAGGATTTTTTAACAAAAAATGCGAATTTTGAAATTTGTCCAAATGATTTGTCACGAATGTGTCGGAAGGGAGTGTTAGATGAAGTGTTTGAAATACGTGCTTCTGCTGGTAGGTGTTGTTATCTTTTTCTCAAATCTTGCTGTCGCCTGTACGACATTTTGTTTCATGAACAACGGTGAATGGGTGTACGGTAGAAACTATGACTGGTACACCGAACACTGTTTGATAATGGTCAACAAACGAGGGGTAGCCAAGACCGCGTTGACTCGAGACGACCCCGCAAGTTGGGTGTCAAAATATGGTAGCATCACGTTCAACCAGTACGGCAGAGAGTTTCCGCTCGGCGGCGTGAACGAAGCCGGACTGGTCATTGAGATCATGTGGCTTGAGCAAACCGAGTATCCCCATCCCGATTCGCGAAAAGGACTGTCGGATCTGCAGTGGGTTCAGTATCAGTTAGACAACTGTTCGACTGTCGCTGAGGTGATTGCCAGCGATGATGTGGTAAGAATAACGGTCAGGCGCGCAACCCCGTTGCATTTCTTTGTTTGTGACCGTACTGGCAAGGCGGCCGCGATTGAATTTTTGGAGGGTGAGATGGTCGTGCACACCGGCCGTGATCTCCCGGTCTGTGCGCTCACCAACAATACTTATGCATATTCTCTTAAGCTCTTTGAAGAATACGGCGGTAATGAGACGACAGAGCCTTTTTCGTCGGCAAACAATTCGCTCAAGCGTTTTGTTTGGGCGGGCAATGGTGTGAAGCAGTGGAGTTCGAAAGGGGAAGATTCTCCTGTTGATCATGCATTCGGGATCCTGGAGAAGGTTTCGGTGAGCCCGACCATGTTCAGGATCGTATATGACGTGGGGAATAGCCGCATCTATTACCGCTGCAAATCCAATCCGGTTGTTCGTTATATCGAGTTCGATCATTTCGACTATTCGTGCGACAAACCGGTGAAGGTCCTTGATATTATTACCGGTAATGCCGGTAATGTGACCGGCCTATTCGTTGATTATACATACGAGGCAAATTATGATTTGATCAACAGATCATATGCGGACACAGAATTCCTCCAAGGAGTGCCGGATAGCCTGCGGGTGATGGTCGCGCGGTACCCCGAAAATATGCCATGTAGTGAGCAATAGTACAGTTCAT harbors:
- a CDS encoding DUF456 family protein gives rise to the protein MDILEIILFIAALLIMIIGLAGVILPVLPGIPLIFGATVLYAILTRFENIDIYLILVFSGLTIFGLIVDYLANYFSVKKMGGTRAGALGAVIGLMIGIFVGLVWIIVLPFVFAVTFELIAGRETHQALKSGIGSFVGLLFGGLTRFIIGCVMIGIFVWKVLF
- a CDS encoding isoprenylcysteine carboxylmethyltransferase family protein, with protein sequence MRFIDKYLLMKPAIRMVIEWPVLIAFGILGALFTPWRIPLFPVSNIVGIVVFVSAMSFHMKGHAVHKQADQDSEKIEELVTGGMFSRVRHPMYSSLILIILGMTIASGVVIMILPAVILSLLTILTALKEEEFLIKKFGGEYREYMKRVPYRFIPRIF
- a CDS encoding SBBP repeat-containing protein; translation: MKNLGSVTAILVLAVCLAPAFLVAQLVDTVWVNRWTSPGAESDWAYALTVDNEGRVYVTGKTNNAGTEDDWTTIKYKANGDTAWVRNFANPGSYNERANSIVIGPSGRLYLTGYTMSSGSGDYFTIKYKPDGDTAWTRRYNGIGGGYDFANWVTVDSEENVYITGYSRALSYQNDIATVKYDSSGTQLWVALFNGPGNYSDEGYKVIADNNGHIYVVGHVNPYGTGTRWDYITIKYDTETGDTVWARTYNGTADSTDMARDIAVDAVGNVYVTGSSRSTGTLGDIITIKYDSLGTEKWTARYNNPDTSLSDGGYGIAADAEGNVFVVGQSQGLGTGSDIVTIKYDSLGNQQWVTRYNGPANDYDTPSTEDGGKCMAVDQLGNIYVTGISRGVTSVNDYVTIMYDPDGVEQWVAGYNCCDSVDTALDIDVDTLGGIYVCGRSIGVGTYYDMATAKYQTVVGIGENDAVIANRIQLHIYPNPFNHSTDIQYQITDNRIANNETGVSFRIYDASGRLVRDFGQISVPGYQSSVMWDGTDDNHSVVSNGVYFCVMEFDGQRIQEKIVMVK
- a CDS encoding linear amide C-N hydrolase; translated protein: MKCLKYVLLLVGVVIFFSNLAVACTTFCFMNNGEWVYGRNYDWYTEHCLIMVNKRGVAKTALTRDDPASWVSKYGSITFNQYGREFPLGGVNEAGLVIEIMWLEQTEYPHPDSRKGLSDLQWVQYQLDNCSTVAEVIASDDVVRITVRRATPLHFFVCDRTGKAAAIEFLEGEMVVHTGRDLPVCALTNNTYAYSLKLFEEYGGNETTEPFSSANNSLKRFVWAGNGVKQWSSKGEDSPVDHAFGILEKVSVSPTMFRIVYDVGNSRIYYRCKSNPVVRYIEFDHFDYSCDKPVKVLDIITGNAGNVTGLFVDYTYEANYDLINRSYADTEFLQGVPDSLRVMVARYPENMPCSEQ